A single region of the Proteobacteria bacterium CG1_02_64_396 genome encodes:
- a CDS encoding formate hydrogenlyase, whose protein sequence is MSTWLRPLLETLLLAGLAPLATGLLRWFKAHLQNRQGPPLLQPYRDLLKLLAKQPLVPEPSSWIFRAAPYIGFAAIVVAAAIVPVLSIPSPLTALGDVIVLAALFALARFFTALAALDTGTPFGGMGASREMSIASLAEPAMLMAIFVLSLAAHSTNLSVMIDSTLNAGLVLRPSVAFALIAMVLVALAETGRLPVDNPATHLELTMIHEAMVLEYSGRYLALIEWAQQIKLLLFVTLILNLFAPWGIADAAGDWWIALVAWVLKVVALLGLLGVLETTVAKMRIFRVPEYLGAAFAIGMLGMLTHFILEVGV, encoded by the coding sequence ATGAGCACTTGGCTCCGTCCTTTGCTTGAAACCCTGCTGCTGGCAGGTCTCGCTCCGCTCGCCACTGGCCTGCTGCGCTGGTTCAAGGCGCATCTGCAAAACCGGCAGGGTCCACCGCTGCTGCAACCCTACCGCGACCTGCTCAAGCTGCTGGCCAAGCAACCGCTGGTTCCCGAGCCGAGCTCCTGGATCTTCCGCGCCGCCCCCTACATCGGCTTTGCGGCGATTGTGGTGGCGGCCGCCATCGTGCCGGTGCTCTCGATCCCCTCGCCGCTCACCGCCCTGGGCGACGTCATTGTGCTGGCGGCGCTGTTCGCCCTGGCCCGGTTTTTCACGGCGCTGGCGGCGCTCGACACCGGCACCCCTTTCGGTGGCATGGGAGCCAGCCGCGAGATGAGCATCGCCTCTTTGGCGGAACCGGCCATGTTGATGGCCATTTTTGTACTGTCGCTGGCGGCCCACAGCACGAATCTGTCGGTGATGATCGATTCGACCCTCAACGCCGGGCTGGTGCTGCGCCCCTCGGTCGCTTTCGCCTTGATCGCCATGGTGCTGGTGGCGCTGGCCGAGACGGGGCGGCTGCCGGTCGACAACCCCGCCACCCACCTCGAACTGACCATGATCCACGAGGCGATGGTGCTCGAATACTCGGGAAGATATCTGGCGCTGATCGAGTGGGCACAGCAGATCAAGCTGCTGCTCTTCGTCACCCTGATCCTCAACCTCTTCGCCCCCTGGGGAATCGCCGACGCTGCCGGAGATTGGTGGATCGCCCTGGTCGCCTGGGTCTTGAAGGTCGTGGCGCTGCTCGGGCTGTTGGGGGTGCTGGAAACCACCGTGGCCAAGATGCGGATCTTCCGGGTGCCGGAATACCTGGGGGCCGCCTTCGCCATCGGGATGTTGGGGATGTTGACCCACTTCATTTTGGAGGTGGGGGTATGA
- a CDS encoding formate hydrogenlyase — translation MNDLATQAISVLAALVLLIAFGLLAQRRMLGLLRLYALQGVVLAGAAGLVGYVSGSHELYLSALLTLLLKGIVLPAWLWRIIVRLHVEREVETLVNIPATLLIGTGLVIFSYFVAAPVSELSTLVTRNTLAIALSGVLLGMLMMITRKKAITQVIGFLAMENALFFAATAATYGMPMIVELGVAFDVLMAAIIFGIFFFQISTTFESLDLDKLTHLREEGDSE, via the coding sequence ATGAATGATCTGGCCACCCAAGCGATCAGCGTTCTGGCGGCCTTGGTGCTGCTGATCGCCTTCGGCCTGCTCGCCCAGCGCCGCATGCTCGGGCTGCTACGCCTCTACGCCTTGCAGGGCGTGGTGTTGGCGGGGGCGGCGGGGTTGGTGGGGTATGTTTCGGGCAGCCACGAGCTGTATCTCTCGGCCCTGCTCACCCTGCTTTTAAAAGGGATCGTGCTGCCCGCTTGGTTGTGGAGGATCATCGTACGGCTGCATGTCGAGCGTGAGGTCGAAACCCTGGTCAACATCCCCGCCACCCTGCTGATCGGCACCGGGCTGGTCATCTTCAGCTACTTCGTCGCCGCCCCGGTCAGCGAGCTTTCGACCCTGGTCACCCGCAACACCCTGGCGATTGCCCTGTCGGGGGTGCTGCTGGGGATGCTCATGATGATCACCCGCAAGAAGGCGATCACCCAGGTCATCGGCTTTTTGGCCATGGAAAACGCCCTGTTCTTCGCCGCCACCGCCGCCACCTACGGCATGCCGATGATCGTCGAACTCGGGGTCGCCTTCGACGTACTGATGGCCGCCATTATCTTCGGCATCTTTTTCTTTCAGATCAGCACCACCTTCGAATCGCTCGATCTCGACAAACTCACCCACCTGCGCGAAGAGGGGGATTCGGAGTGA
- a CDS encoding hydrogenase 4 subunit F translates to MNPQTAFDLLLGAPLFGAALLAFIGHSHRAAVVNILIAALTLAGAVVLALDVLGSGPRTLYGQAFFLDSFNTFLVVLTAFVATTTALFSRPYMAFEARHRGLPSRRMRLYHAMVQLFIFGMLLALTTNNLGVMWVALELATMATVLLVSLYRTPDSIEAAWKYFILCGVGIAQALFGTVLIFFAATQVLGHGNEALTWTALYAHADDLEPVVMGLAFAFLMVGYGTKVGLVPLHAWLPDAHSEGPTPVSAVLSGLLLNVALYALVRCKVLVEGATGSTLPGTIMIGFGLTSFLVAAFFLHKQRDIKRMYAYSSVEHMGLMTLAFGIGTHLATVAGLLHMTVHSLVKSGIFFTVGHAAQAMGSQAMPKIRGLIRHSPGIGWGLLIGTLAIAGFPPFGLFVSELLLLTATVQSHPWITVPLLFGLVIAFAGLFRHLQPMVFGNPPPTAIKVKVDFTPVILHLTLALLLGLMLPNFLSDWFETASNLLTPGGG, encoded by the coding sequence ATGAATCCCCAAACCGCTTTCGACCTGCTGCTGGGCGCCCCCCTCTTCGGCGCCGCGCTGCTGGCCTTCATCGGCCATAGCCACCGGGCCGCCGTGGTCAATATTTTGATCGCCGCCCTCACCCTGGCCGGGGCGGTGGTGCTCGCGCTCGACGTTCTAGGGTCGGGGCCGCGCACCCTGTACGGGCAGGCCTTCTTCCTTGATTCGTTCAATACCTTTTTGGTGGTTCTGACCGCCTTCGTCGCCACCACCACGGCGCTGTTCTCCCGCCCCTACATGGCCTTCGAGGCGCGCCACCGGGGGCTCCCTTCGCGGCGGATGCGGCTCTATCACGCCATGGTGCAGCTTTTTATTTTTGGGATGTTGCTGGCGCTGACCACCAACAACTTGGGGGTGATGTGGGTGGCGCTGGAGCTCGCCACCATGGCGACGGTGCTGCTGGTGTCGCTCTACCGCACCCCCGATTCCATCGAGGCGGCCTGGAAGTACTTCATTCTCTGCGGCGTCGGGATCGCCCAGGCCCTCTTCGGCACCGTGCTGATTTTCTTTGCCGCTACCCAGGTGCTGGGGCACGGCAACGAGGCGCTGACCTGGACCGCCCTTTATGCCCACGCCGACGACCTGGAGCCGGTGGTGATGGGGCTGGCGTTCGCTTTTTTGATGGTCGGCTACGGCACCAAGGTGGGGTTGGTGCCGCTGCACGCCTGGCTGCCCGACGCCCACTCCGAGGGGCCGACCCCGGTCTCGGCGGTGCTGTCGGGGCTGCTGCTCAACGTCGCCCTCTACGCCCTGGTGCGCTGCAAGGTGCTGGTGGAGGGGGCGACCGGATCGACCCTGCCGGGGACGATCATGATCGGTTTCGGATTGACCTCGTTTTTGGTCGCCGCCTTCTTTTTGCACAAACAGCGCGACATCAAGCGGATGTACGCCTATTCGTCGGTGGAGCACATGGGGCTGATGACCCTGGCCTTCGGCATCGGCACCCACCTGGCGACCGTGGCGGGGCTGCTGCACATGACGGTGCACTCGCTGGTGAAATCGGGGATTTTCTTTACCGTCGGCCACGCCGCCCAGGCGATGGGCAGTCAGGCGATGCCCAAAATCCGGGGGTTGATCCGCCACTCGCCGGGGATCGGTTGGGGGCTGCTCATCGGCACCCTGGCGATTGCCGGATTCCCCCCCTTCGGGCTCTTCGTCAGCGAACTGCTGCTGCTCACCGCCACGGTGCAGAGTCACCCCTGGATCACCGTGCCGCTGTTGTTCGGCCTGGTGATCGCTTTCGCCGGACTCTTTCGCCACCTGCAACCGATGGTCTTCGGCAATCCCCCCCCCACGGCGATCAAGGTGAAGGTCGATTTCACCCCGGTGATCCTGCACCTGACCTTGGCGCTGCTGCTGGGATTGATGCTGCCCAACTTCCTTTCGGATTGGTTCGAAACCGCCTCGAATTTGCTGACGCCGGGGGGGGGCTGA